Part of the Listeria innocua genome is shown below.
CACTTGGGACGTTCCACTTGATCAAAAATCCGAAATGTATTTTGAAGTCACTGTGCCAAACGTGAAAAATATAGCGATTGTTGGTGGAATTCTACTCGTAGCGATTATTGGTTTATTGATTTACCTTATTAGAAAACATCGCAAAAAGAAAAGATTACAATAAAAAAAGTGTGAATCAGTTAGCTAAGCTGATTCACACTTTTCTTTACGTCTTTTTCTAATTCTTCATAGCAAGCTAGTTTTTTCTCGATTTTTTTAAATGCGCGGTCCAGTTCAGCTTGCCGGCGATACATATCTTGTTGATGTTCTTTAAGTACAGCGATTCGTTCTGATACTGTTTCGTCGCCACATTTAGTTAATTCAACAATTTCTTTCTGTTTCGCAAGTGGCATTCCAGTGACACGTAAACAAGTAAGTAATTCAAGCCAGTGCAGGGCATCATTATCGAAAATCCGGTTATTATTTTTATCACGTGCTAGAAATGGAATTAACCCTTCTCGTTCATAGTAGCGAATCGTATGGGC
Proteins encoded:
- a CDS encoding MerR family transcriptional regulator; this encodes MQQTIKEASEHTGLSAHTIRYYEREGLIPFLARDKNNNRIFDNDALHWLELLTCLRVTGMPLAKQKEIVELTKCGDETVSERIAVLKEHQQDMYRRQAELDRAFKKIEKKLACYEELEKDVKKSVNQLS